The nucleotide window TTAAAAAattatttgaaaaatgttaatcaagcatttgaattttttttaaatgtgttatccatgtattaaaaaaaataatcaagcatttgaaaaatattaaatgtgtatagtgggaaaaatgttgaccatgtattaaaaacatgttaatcttgtatttgaaaaatgtaatcaagtatttgaaaatgttaaaATGTATTTAGAAAAATGTTGACTATGTAGTataaaaaatgttaatcttgtatctgaaaaatgttaatcaagcatttaaaaTATGTTTAAATTATGTATAGAAAattgttgaccatgtattaaaaaaatgttaaacCTGTATTTGAAAAAATTTAAACGCTGTTCCTGGCGATGTGGGCGCCTCTCCTCTCAGCTTCTTCTGTTTTTTATACAACGAGCAATGTTTGGATTGGCATGGATAAATGATGAGCTGATGACAGATGAGTCGATGATGTATGAAAGTAGCTCCATCTGACTGATTCAGATGTGCAGTAACATCGGAATCGACCCCTGTTTATTTCCTTGGTTCATTTGGGTTCTTCCTCTGAATTTGTCAACTCAACGGCCTGGCTAGATGGCAGATGCAAACATGGTAAATCTAGTAATTAAGTTCAGTACCTACCATCTGACTACATTGATCAAGCAATCATGTTTATGTGCTGATATGTTCTCTGCATGTTGTCAAGGTTTCACGATACTTAGCAGTGGTTGGCAGAGGGGAATTGTATTATCGGAAATGATATCCAGCGAACGTTCGTTGGGGACGTTTTCCCAGTGAACGCGCTGGTTACAGTCCGTTTTTCCTAACGCAAATCATGGCGCAAGCGTTCGCTATAGACAGCGAAGTGGTGAACGTCATATCTTTTTTTCTCTTAAAAAAAGGCGAGCAATTTAAGCTCACTCTCAACTGATTGTGTGGTTTCCCCTCTTCTATAGTAAAAAAGCAGAGCTCCCGCTGGTTATGGAGAAAACAATCTAACACAAGAACAACATTACCACTACTTGCAAATAAAGCAACAATGCACTAGCATGTGCAGACCCTACTGTTCTTCACTCTTCAAGCATGGCATTACATGGAGAGGTATGCGATTCCAAGAAGGCGAACACTGGATTATCGAATAAGAACCGTCAAATGAAGGTTTCATCAAATTAAGTCTTAAAATATTTATGCATCCGAATTCTTAGTAGAAGCGTGAATCAAAGTGCGGATTTTTTTACACACCAAGGTTCTGAAATGAGGAGTGAAATAGATGCTAAAATATGCATGAAATGGGGATTGTAACACTATCCAACATCAGTGTCATATAGGTAGCTAACATAGTAATTTTCTTCCATGGTTGCTAGTTGCTAGTGTTTGTCATGGCCTGCTAAGTTGATGGCTTCCTTCCTCGCTTCCAACTGCTAGCACATGACCTGCGCGACAACAGAAGGTAAGTATGAGCTCGACGCGGAAACTTATGCGGCATAGGAACTCGATTCACAAGGCCAAGTTTGCCCTCTTCTTTAGATAATGGAAGAGAAAACCCTCCTGGCCTGATATATGGCGACATAAAGGTATTTAATATGAAAAGGAAATTGTGGCATACACAGAGCAAAAGGTTCAAGAGGTCAGGTCGAGGTTTAGAAGCTAACTGCTGTTCAGCTATGTAACTTCACCAGAACTGAAACTAGGATTCCTAAACCTGTACCGCCTGCTTGCATCCAAAGGTTTCTGTAATTCTTAACCATAAGTCACATTAAGATAGGCGTCATACCTGAAACCTATCAATTCTACTTCTGCTACTAATTCTTTTGATCCTTTCTCAGATAGGATCACACCAAAATGTATCTACAAATTTCACATGAGCAATTCAAGTCTAACAGGGTTCTCGTGTTGTTGCTTCAACCACCTACAAATATGTTTTCTATCTACGGTCTATATTTTTACTGTGGGAAAACAAAAATATTGACCTATTTTTGCTGAGCATATATACAGGTTGTATAGACAGAGACTATGCAGTATGTACAAAGAGAATAACAAATGGTAATTAGTAACAGCTTGGTGTTTTAAATAATTAAGGATAAGCTAATGCTCAAGCCAAAAGCGGCGATAAAACTAGTCCGATGCTCCAATCAGGAGCAAGGACTAACTTAATTAAATGTTGGCGTGCTCATATCATCTTATACTCCAGTATAATAGAATCAGCGAGATGGTTGTACTAAATTCAGAATCGCTGAAGCCATACCTGTATGTCTGTACAATGTATAAGCCACATCTATCTATATGCTCACAGCGAACTCATGGACATATAGTGTATGTAATCTGTAGGTAGATGATCAGTACAAATTCAGGGATTTATGATTAAACCTGGATCAGCTTTGCCTGATCACCTCCAAGTCACATCTTGGGTTGCATGCTGATAGGCCCTATGTTTCTTTTGGCGATGTCCAGCCGCATCGTTGCTCAACGACCCATGGAGCACCATTTGCCGCTTATGTGCAGATCTTGTTACCTGCTTACACAGAGATAACGGTAATCAAAATACGACCCAACAAGAAAACAGAATACTAAACATAAAGTTATGCCTTGATTCTGCAGAAAAAATAAGCTTAAGCGTGCAGTATAAAAAGGTTGACAAGGCTAAAATATGAATGTGGCTTCCATGGAGAAGGATATATGCATTAGGTTTTACCCTTGTGGAAGGTACAGGTTCACTCTCTTGAAGCTTCTTCCTTAAATCCTCCAGCTCTTCGCTCCTTTGAGCAAGTTGTTGTTCTGTCGCCGCAAGGTCCTTCTTTGTTGCCACATGGCCATGTTTTTCTTCCTCAAGCTCCTTATTTGCTGCCACATGTTCATGTTTTGCTTCTTCAAGTTCCTTTTTTACAGTTTCAAGTTGCTCCTCCCTTTTTGTCATCTGCTCCTTGATTACTGCGCTACCAAATGAGTTAGCATAATAGACCAGGATCCTAGTAAATTAATTTTGGAGCAGAACTTGGACTATATGAAAGATCACAAACCTTGATAGTCATGCTGTAAATTTTCCTTTTCTTCCATGACCATATTAATTACATCCTGGAAGTCCACTTTCTCATCCTTGAGCTTTTTGTTCGCTTCTACGAGTTTATCAACCATTGTCTTGATTTCCAGGTAGTCGACATTGGCATCCCTATGATAGCATATCTTTGACTGGAGCTTAAGAACCAATGCATCAACAATATCATCCATATATAACCTGGAAGTTCAGTTGCTAACAGAATATCACAAAGATAGAATAGGTCATTTCGAAAGGATAGTTCGCATAACCAGTAGCAGAGCTTGTGCCAACATTTGTGACCCTAGCTCAGTAGTTGAAACAGAGCAACTACACTCTGCTTTTGTACTAATAGACAACAGTGTCACTGATGGATCAAATTCGGACTGTCAAAGATGGTAGCAGAATGGGCATGAAGCATAACAACAGAGTTTTCATTTGGACCATCCAGAATATTTCGTGTGCATGTTCATTATTGACCATTCCATGAATTTTAATTGACAAAAATGGCAAACATATGTCCTAATAACAGATTTGGGGGATTCGGACTAAATGTGTCCTTATCTAATTTACACAATATTAATGGAAATAGAGGAATCAATGTCATCTTGTGTTCACGAAATTATTATCTAAAAAAAATTGATATTCAGAAAAGTAGCCAAGGCATTAGCACTGATCCGAACAATTGCAGGGCTACAAGCTAGCATGTTGTGCCCTAGAAACAGAGCCTGCCCAAGCAAGTAATGCGACCCAACAACAATCCACATGAACAAAAACAGTCGCACAAGTATACAGCCGAAATCTAGCTGAAATAACAAGAAATGGCAGAAAGCTAAGGGCGGAAGCCCGAGCAAAGGCTCGGTCTGTTAAAAAAACAGGGGCCAATCTTTACCCTCTACCTCTAGGAACAGCTAAGGAGTGAAAGAACTAATTATCTAGAAAACAAA belongs to Triticum urartu cultivar G1812 chromosome 7, Tu2.1, whole genome shotgun sequence and includes:
- the LOC125523635 gene encoding moesin/ezrin/radixin homolog 1-like; this translates as MDDIVDALVLKLQSKICYHRDANVDYLEIKTMVDKLVEANKKLKDEKVDFQDVINMVMEEKENLQHDYQVIKEQMTKREEQLETVKKELEEAKHEHVAANKELEEEKHGHVATKKDLAATEQQLAQRSEELEDLRKKLQESEPVPSTRVTRSAHKRQMVLHGSLSNDAAGHRQKKHRAYQHATQDVTWR